From a single Solanum dulcamara chromosome 4, daSolDulc1.2, whole genome shotgun sequence genomic region:
- the LOC129887706 gene encoding 2-Cys peroxiredoxin BAS1, chloroplastic-like, translating to MFLSHTNSRATVFPPFSMACSVTSTALLSSSNPRASASSKLPSFSQSKIVPSSSSSFNGLRNCNTLFSRIPLSISSRSNKSPSFIVRASSEVPLVGNKAPDFEAEAVFDQEFMKVKLSEYIGKKYVILFFYPLDFTFVCPTEITAFSDRYEEFKNVNTEILGVSIDSVFSHLAWVQTDRKSGGLGDLNYPLISDVTKSISKSYNVLIPDQGIALRGLFIIDKEGVIQHSTINNLAIGRSVDETLRTLQALQYVQENPDEVCPAGWKPGDKSMKPDPKGSKEYFASI from the exons ATGTTTTTGTCACACACAAATTCTAGAGCTACTGTTTTTCCTCCATTTTCAATGGCTTGCAGTGTTACTTCTACTGCTCTTCTTTCTTCATCAAACCCTAGGGCTTCTGCTTCATCCAAATTGCCTTCATTTTCTCAGTCAAAAAttgttccttcttcttcttcctcttttaaTGGACTCCGCAACTGTAACACTTTATTCTCTCGTATCCCACTTTCCATTTCTTCTCGCTCCAACAAATCCCCATCCTTCATTGTTCGCGCCTCT AGTGAAGTCCCACTAGTTGGAAATAAAGCACCAGATTTTGAGGCTGAGGCTGTTTTCGATCAAGAGTTCATGAAG GTTAAACTTTCCGAGTATATTGGGAAGAAATACGTGATTCTCTTTTTCTACCCGCTAGACTTCACTTTTGTTTGCCCGACAG AGATTACTGCTTTCAGTGATCGTTATGAAGAATTTAAGAACGTGAACACAGAAATATTGGGTGTCTCGATAGACAGTGTG TTCTCCCACCTTGCCTGGGTCCAAACTGATAGGAAGTCTGGTGGACTTGGTGATCTGAATTATCCATTAATTTCAGATGTGACAAAGTCAATTTCAAAATCTTACAATGTGCTGATACCAGATCAG GGAATTGCATTGAGAGGACTTTTTATCATTGACAAGGAAGGAGTTATTCAACACTCCACCATTAATAATCTTGCAATTGGTCGAAGCGTTGATGAAACATTGAGAACACTTCAG GCATTGCAATATGTTCAGGAGAACCCGGATGAGGTATGCCCAGCCGGTTGGAAGCCTGGTGACAAGTCAATGAAGCCAGATCCTAAGGGCAGCAAAGAATACTTTGCATCCATATAA
- the LOC129887704 gene encoding transcription termination factor MTEF1, chloroplastic yields the protein MQETLHLSSSSFSLPKTSISPLKSFKSSTISFPQHPKPPTPISTSLPTPPPLTSQNFHLQEKLLFLDSLGVDSLHCLSSQPLIVSSSLSELKSIIDFLYSVNLTILDVRRVLHMCPEILTAGISTTLRPAVTFLLREAHVTGEKLPGVLRRRPRLLTKCVEQHLRPTLYFLQSTIGIEDVSKCASLLSCSVETKFIPRLEYFQRIGFSRRDTKVMFRRFPSLFCYSIEENLEPKFDYFVVEMGRELKELTVFPQYFSFSLENRINPRHKMCVDKGVCLSLPVMLKSHESRFRDRLEVCCSSSMPVRQSPFWYSTKFDHNVT from the coding sequence ATGCAAGAAACTctccatctttcttcttcttctttttcacttCCTAAAACCTCCATTTCTCCTCTCAAATCCTTCAAATCATCCACAATTTCTTTCCCTCAACACCCAAAACCACCCACCCCAATCTCCACTTCTCTACCTACCCCACCCCCACTCACCTCCCAAAACTTCCATCTTCAAGAAAAGCTCCTTTTTTTGGATTCTCTTGGTGTAGACTCTTTACATTGCCTTTCTTCACAACCCCTTATCGTTTCTTCCTCTTTATCTGAACTCAAATCGATTATTGACTTCCTTTACTCCGTTAATCTCACCATTCTTGATGTTCGGAGAGTTTTACACATGTGCCCGGAGATTTTAACCGCAGGAATTTCAACCACCCTCCGACCTGCCGTCACTTTTTTGCTCCGGGAAGCTCATGTCACCGGAGAAAAACTTCCGGGTGTTCTCCGTCGACGACCCCGTCTTCTCACAAAGTGTGTAGAACAGCATCTCCGACCGACCCTTTACTTTTTGCAGAGTACTATTGGCATTGAGGATGTTTCGAAATGTGCAAGTTTGCTGTCTTGTTCTGTGGAGACTAAGTTTATACCTCGATTGGAGTACTTTCAGAGAATTGGGTTTTCAAGAAGAGACACTAAAGTGATGTTTAGGAGGTTCCCTTCGTTGTTTTGTTACAGTATAGAGGAGAATTTGGAGCCGAAATTCGATTACTTTGTGGTGGAAATGGGAAGGGAGTTGAAGGAATTGACTGTGTTTCCTCAGTATTTCTCGTTTAGTTTAGAGAATAGGATAAATCCGAGGCACAAGATGTGTGTTGATAAAGGTGTGTGCTTGTCATTGCCTGTGATGTTGAAGTCACACGAATCGCGATTTCGTGATAGGTTGGAAGTATGTTGTAGCTCTTCTATGCCGGTGAGACAATCTCCCTTTTGGTACAGTACAAAATTTGATCATAATGTAACATAG
- the LOC129887705 gene encoding pentatricopeptide repeat-containing protein At3g49730-like, with protein sequence MLKTISFLRSSLSFRAAYSLHSLPESASVSSKGKSFYHSESTLLISSSFLNKNHDEFSADVEKVYRILRKFHSRVPKLELALLESGVVARSGLTERVLNRCGDAGNLGYRFFVWASKQPGYRHSHDAYKAMVKILGKMRQFGTVWALVEEMRKENPQFLTQEVFVVLMRRFASARMVKKAIEVLDEMPKYGVEPDEYVFGCLLDALCKNGSVKEAAALFDEMRFRFSPTIKHFTSLLYGWCKEGKLMEAKVVLVKLREAGFEPDIVVYNNLLNGYAVSRKMADVFDLLQEMRRKGCNPNETSFTIVIQALCLQDKMEEAVRVLLDMERSGCEADVVTYTTLISGFCKWGKIEKGYELLDNMLQKGYEPNQTTYLHIMLAHEKKEELEECLELVKEMDKIGIPPDLSIYNIVIRLACKLGEIDEGVRVWNQIEANGISPGVDTFIIMINGFVEQGRLIEACDHFKEMIGRGLLSAPQYGTLKDLLNSLLRAEKLELGKDVWSCIMNKGCELNASAWTIWIHALFSNGHVKEACSYCLDMMDAGLMPQPDTFAKLMRGLKKLYNRQIAAEITEKVRKMADERNMTFKMYKRRGERDLKEKAKTQLDGRKRRARRRRWGSHHSQAKTL encoded by the coding sequence ATGTTGAAAACTATCAGTTTTTTGCGCTCATCACTAAGCTTCCGTGCAGCTTATTCACTGCATAGCCTACCGGAAAGTGCCTCAGTTTCTTCAAAGGGCAAATCTTTTTACCATTCTGAATCGACCCTTTtaatctcttcttcttttttgaacAAAAATCATGATGAATTTTCAGCTGATGTAGAGAAAGTTTAtagaattttaagaaaatttcaCTCAAGGGTTCCTAAACTTGAGCTTGCTTTGCTTGAATCTGGTGTAGTAGCACGTTCAGGATTGACTGAACGTGTGTTGAATCGTTGTGGTGATGCTGGGAATTTGGGGTATAGATTTTTTGTATGGGCATCAAAGCAACCTGGTTATAGGCATAGTCATGATGCTTATAAAGCAATGGTAAAGATATTAGGGAAAATGAGACAGTTTGGTACTGTATGGGCACTTGTTGAAGAAATGAGGAAAGAGAATCCTCAGTTTTTGACACAAGAAGTGTTTGTTGTCTTGATGAGGAGATTCGCCTCGGCGAGAATGGTAAAGAAAGCAATTGAAGTGTTGGATGAGATGCCTAAATATGGTGTTGAGCCAGATGAGTATGTTTTTGGGTGTTTGTTGGATGCTTTGTGTAAAAATGGTAGTGTAAAAGAAGCAGCTGCATTGTTTGATGAAATGAGGTTTAGGTTTAGTCCTACGATAAAGCATTTTACGTCGTTGTTATATGGTTGGTGTAAAGAAGGGAAGCTTATGGAGGCGAAAGTTGTATTGGTGAAATTGAGGGAGGCAGGTTTTGAGCCTGACATTGTGGTTTATAACAATTTGCTAAATGGTTATGCAGTGTCTAGGAAAATGGCTGATGTATTTGATCTGTTGCAGGAGATGAGAAGAAAAGGTTGCAATCCTAATGAAACTTCGTTTACGATAGTAATTCAGGCACTTTGTTTGCAGGACAAGATGGAGGAAGCTGTGCGGGTATTATTGGATATGGAGAGAAGTGGATGTGAAGCTGATGTTGTAACTTATACTACTTTGATAAGTGGATTTTGTAAGTGGGGAAAGATTGAAAAAGGTTATGAACTTCTGGATAATATGCTGCAGAAAGGGTATGAACCAAATCAGACTACTtatttgcatataatgttggcTCATGAGAAGAAGGAAGAGTTGGAAGAGTGCTTGGAACTTGtgaaggaaatggataagatCGGTATACCTCCTGACCTTAGCATCTATAATATAGTTATTCGTTTAGCTTGTAAATTGGGGGAAATTGATGAAGGTGTGCGAGTATGGAACCAAATAGAAGCAAATGGGATCAGTCCGGGGGTTGACACATTTATCATTATGATTAATGGTTTTGTTGAACAAGGGCGTCTAATCGAAGCTTGTGATCACTTTAAAGAAATGATTGGAAGAGGTCTTCTGTCTGCTCCTCAATATGGTACTCTGAAGGACCTATTGAATTCTCTGTTACGAGCAGAAAAACTTGAACTAGGTAAAGATGTCTGGAGTTGCATAATGAACAAAGGATGTGAGCTTAACGCGTCTGCATGGACCATTTGGATTCACGCATTGTTTTCAAATGGACATGTGAAAGAGGCTTGTTCATACTGTTTAGATATGATGGATGCTGGCTTGATGCCTCAACCAGACACATTTGCCAAGCTTATGCGGGGTTTAAAGAAGCTTTATAATAGACAGATTGCTGCAGAGATTACAGAAAAGGTGAGGAAAATGGCTGATGAGAGAAATATGACTTTCAAGATGTACAAGAGACGTGGTGAAAGAGACTTGAAAGAAAAAGCAAAAACACAACTGGATGGGAGAAAGAGGAGAGCTCGTCGACGCCGTTGGGGTAGCCATCATAGTCAGGCTAAGACATTGTGA